One window of the Kallotenue papyrolyticum genome contains the following:
- a CDS encoding zinc ribbon domain-containing protein, whose protein sequence is MAGSGKTIGAILIGVGAVIFIVALALLGSGLSSGQLTTSGAILGIAIFGVIPLLLFGGVGLYLLAKGRQEAALLADVRRKERLLGLIQAQGQAQLGVIMVELKADRETIKRDIYELVQQGLFTGYIDWSSLTFYSSDAARVGSNKCPNCGGVRELVGKGIVKCPYCGVELFIPPGAPQQTATPTPPSGEPAAGVGRNR, encoded by the coding sequence ATGGCGGGAAGCGGTAAAACGATCGGTGCAATCCTGATCGGCGTTGGCGCGGTGATCTTCATCGTGGCGCTGGCCCTGCTGGGATCGGGCCTGAGCAGCGGTCAACTGACGACCTCCGGCGCGATCCTGGGCATCGCCATCTTCGGCGTGATCCCATTGCTGCTCTTTGGCGGTGTCGGGCTCTACCTGCTGGCCAAAGGGCGTCAGGAGGCGGCGCTGCTGGCCGATGTGCGCCGCAAGGAGCGGCTGCTGGGCCTGATCCAGGCGCAGGGCCAGGCCCAGCTCGGTGTGATCATGGTTGAGCTCAAGGCCGACCGCGAGACGATCAAGCGCGATATCTACGAGCTAGTACAGCAGGGCTTGTTCACCGGCTATATCGACTGGTCGAGTCTGACCTTTTACTCCAGCGACGCGGCGCGTGTGGGCAGCAACAAGTGCCCCAACTGCGGCGGCGTGCGCGAACTAGTCGGCAAGGGTATCGTCAAGTGTCCCTATTGCGGCGTCGAGCTGTTTATTCCACCAGGAGCGCCGCAGCAGACGGCCACACCCACCCCGCCATCCGGCGAGCCGGCGGCGGGCGTGGGCCGCAACCGCTAG
- a CDS encoding nitroreductase family protein has product MSDYVPFDAAPTDESRAALSLDAILRGRRSVRRFQARPVPDAAVAAVLEAARWAPSPHGRMPWRFAVLRRAETKARLAAAMAAAWQHNLAMDGQPAEVIAARLRRSQQRLQNAPVLILACLYLNDLDVYPDAERQAAETTMAIQSLGAALQNLLLKAYQLGLDTGWMCAPLFCPQVVVATLDLDPDLLPQALITLGYAAADPKRRERLPLDALVVRWERTAD; this is encoded by the coding sequence GTGAGCGACTACGTTCCATTTGACGCGGCGCCGACGGATGAGTCGCGCGCCGCGCTGTCGCTGGACGCCATTCTGCGCGGGCGGCGCTCGGTGCGGCGCTTCCAGGCGCGGCCCGTGCCGGACGCGGCGGTCGCGGCGGTGTTAGAGGCGGCGCGCTGGGCGCCCTCGCCGCATGGGCGCATGCCTTGGCGCTTTGCGGTGTTGCGGCGGGCCGAGACCAAGGCGCGGCTGGCGGCAGCCATGGCCGCGGCCTGGCAGCACAACCTGGCCATGGACGGGCAGCCAGCCGAGGTGATCGCCGCGCGGCTACGCCGTTCGCAGCAGCGGCTCCAGAACGCACCGGTGCTGATCCTGGCCTGCCTGTACCTCAACGATCTGGATGTCTATCCCGACGCCGAACGCCAGGCGGCCGAGACCACCATGGCGATCCAAAGCCTGGGCGCGGCGCTGCAGAACCTGTTGCTCAAAGCCTACCAGCTCGGCCTGGACACGGGCTGGATGTGCGCGCCGCTGTTCTGTCCGCAGGTGGTCGTCGCCACGCTCGATCTCGACCCCGATCTGCTGCCCCAGGCGCTGATCACCCTGGGCTACGCCGCCGCCGACCCCAAACGGCGCGAGCGTCTTCCGTTGGATGCACTGGTGGTGCGCTGGGAGCGCACCGCCGACTGA
- a CDS encoding ArnT family glycosyltransferase — MVEGRLAASRLRGRVWTRVGGAAGLASVLIGALLARLLWLTADAPASLSWSGAPWTDEGLYSHVARSYALWHAPPQDGWNNRLVSPLWDLLALAAFRTLGVSYVSLRLTSIALALTALASFWLLLRREWGARLATLGAALWAFDYFWIQYSRLGLLEPGLVCWLTLAAYCWRKAFDQGARWAVLAGVCAGVAWVWKSLALLWLPAPLLALLIVAAARRQRLLIGAGYLAGLGLALLAYALLWYLPQRAALDAAAAFYAAQRMPHGLDAAARHVWASLRSPFIVGQTPVLLVAGLLGAGRALWHLRRGVLPPAVVLGLAWLGCGAPLLALPYHPPRYFVWLVPALVLLALWCTIADNHSSHHRLPRLQQCWPAALLGLSLLWSGWWYAQWALTARATLIAAGQSVERLVPPGELILGVHACGLSLAHTRPCAPLIDGLANDRHPVETLGARYALVEAGNPDDYLARHYPALLRRAQLLARLEVGPRRVLLYRLDARDGHAAPGAGRTDVSP; from the coding sequence ATGGTTGAAGGGAGGCTGGCCGCGTCACGCTTGCGGGGACGGGTGTGGACGCGCGTGGGTGGTGCTGCCGGCCTGGCGAGCGTGCTGATCGGCGCGCTGCTGGCGCGGCTGCTGTGGCTGACGGCGGATGCACCGGCCTCGCTCTCGTGGAGTGGCGCGCCCTGGACCGATGAAGGGCTGTACAGCCACGTGGCACGCAGCTATGCGCTCTGGCATGCGCCGCCACAGGATGGCTGGAACAACCGCCTGGTCAGTCCGCTGTGGGACCTGCTGGCGCTGGCCGCTTTTCGGACGCTGGGGGTGAGCTACGTCTCGCTGCGCCTGACCAGCATCGCGCTGGCGCTGACGGCGCTGGCGAGCTTTTGGCTGCTGCTGCGGCGCGAGTGGGGCGCGCGCCTGGCGACGCTTGGCGCGGCGCTGTGGGCCTTCGACTACTTCTGGATTCAGTACAGCCGGTTGGGCCTACTGGAGCCCGGCCTGGTCTGCTGGCTGACGCTGGCTGCCTATTGCTGGCGCAAGGCCTTCGATCAGGGCGCGCGCTGGGCCGTGCTCGCTGGGGTGTGTGCGGGCGTCGCCTGGGTCTGGAAGTCGCTGGCGCTGCTGTGGCTGCCCGCGCCGCTGCTGGCGCTGCTGATCGTGGCGGCGGCGCGGCGGCAACGCCTGCTGATCGGCGCCGGCTATCTGGCAGGGCTGGGACTGGCGCTGCTGGCCTATGCGCTGCTCTGGTATCTGCCCCAGCGCGCGGCGCTGGATGCTGCGGCAGCCTTCTATGCAGCGCAGCGCATGCCCCATGGCCTCGACGCTGCCGCGCGTCACGTGTGGGCTAGCCTGCGTTCGCCCTTCATTGTCGGGCAGACACCGGTGCTGCTGGTCGCGGGCTTGCTCGGCGCCGGACGTGCCCTGTGGCATCTGCGCCGCGGCGTGCTGCCGCCGGCCGTGGTGCTGGGACTGGCCTGGCTGGGCTGTGGCGCGCCGCTGCTGGCGCTGCCCTACCATCCGCCGCGCTACTTCGTCTGGCTGGTGCCCGCGCTGGTCCTGCTGGCGCTCTGGTGCACGATTGCCGATAATCATAGTTCTCATCACCGACTACCCCGCCTACAGCAGTGCTGGCCGGCGGCGCTGCTGGGCCTAAGTCTGCTGTGGAGCGGTTGGTGGTACGCGCAATGGGCGCTTACGGCGCGCGCCACGCTAATCGCGGCCGGGCAGAGCGTGGAACGCCTGGTGCCGCCCGGCGAGCTGATCCTGGGCGTGCATGCCTGCGGCCTGAGTCTGGCGCATACGCGCCCATGCGCGCCGTTGATCGACGGACTGGCCAACGATCGGCATCCGGTGGAAACCCTTGGCGCGCGCTATGCCTTGGTGGAAGCCGGCAATCCCGATGATTACCTGGCGCGGCACTATCCTGCGCTGCTGCGGCGCGCGCAGCTGCTGGCCCGGCTGGAGGTCGGCCCGCGCCGGGTGCTGCTGTACAGGCTTGATGCCCGCGACGGGCACGCCGCGCCAGGCGCTGGGAGAACCGATGTTTCTCCGTAA
- a CDS encoding polysaccharide biosynthesis C-terminal domain-containing protein: MFLRNTIWSFGAQVVRLITALLLIALLDPAARGFQSLLVLLPTLLTLLALLGVSSATPVLLQRGVAADRLMRNLLGLGLLVLAALVLALPPLAPAIARFLSGEYRVTPGDVLVGLLLLPPLLLGEYLRAILLALRDLRQVALTQCATALAQLLAALALVGGLRLGPRGALWAMVLGAWIGFGWTLRAVWRIGPPLPRLERAVLRPLLSLGLRGHVGNVVQTFNYRLDALLVQGFLGQAAVGLYQTGVLLAELLWYLPNAVSAALLPQIAATGDRTLTPRATRQTVLLTGLGALGLLIVAWPALRWLRPAYLGAFTPLAVLLVGVVALSIHKVLAGDLSGRGLPQYPSLTSSVALVVTVGLDLLLIPRLGIVGAALASTLAYTTQTVILLWCYRRVSGVSWRALLVPRRADLAFYRRLVRRREAGV, from the coding sequence ATGTTTCTCCGTAACACGATCTGGAGTTTCGGCGCGCAGGTGGTGCGCTTGATCACGGCGCTGCTGTTGATTGCCCTGCTCGATCCGGCAGCGCGTGGCTTTCAGAGCTTGCTAGTACTGCTGCCGACGCTGCTGACGTTGCTGGCGCTGCTGGGCGTGAGCAGCGCTACACCGGTGCTGCTCCAGCGCGGGGTTGCCGCTGACCGTCTCATGCGCAACCTGCTGGGGCTGGGTCTGCTGGTGCTGGCCGCGCTGGTGTTGGCGCTACCGCCCCTGGCGCCGGCTATCGCCCGCTTTTTGAGCGGCGAGTACCGTGTCACGCCCGGCGATGTGCTGGTGGGCCTGCTGCTGCTGCCGCCGTTGCTGCTCGGCGAGTACCTGCGTGCGATCCTGCTGGCGCTACGCGATCTTCGTCAGGTGGCGCTGACACAGTGTGCCACGGCTCTGGCGCAGTTGCTGGCTGCGTTGGCACTGGTTGGCGGGCTGCGGCTGGGACCGCGCGGAGCGCTGTGGGCCATGGTGTTGGGCGCCTGGATCGGCTTTGGGTGGACCCTGCGCGCCGTCTGGCGCATCGGCCCGCCGTTGCCGCGTCTGGAGCGCGCGGTGCTACGGCCACTGCTGAGTCTGGGACTGCGCGGGCATGTCGGCAACGTGGTGCAGACCTTCAACTACCGCCTCGATGCACTGCTGGTGCAGGGCTTTTTGGGGCAGGCGGCGGTAGGCCTGTACCAGACCGGCGTGCTGCTGGCCGAGCTGCTCTGGTACCTGCCCAATGCCGTCAGTGCTGCGTTGTTGCCGCAGATCGCGGCGACCGGCGACCGCACGCTCACGCCACGCGCCACGCGTCAGACAGTGTTGCTCACCGGCCTGGGCGCGCTGGGGCTGTTGATCGTGGCCTGGCCCGCGCTGCGCTGGTTGCGTCCGGCCTACCTGGGCGCCTTCACGCCGCTGGCGGTGCTGCTGGTGGGCGTGGTCGCGCTGAGCATCCACAAAGTGCTGGCCGGCGATCTTTCGGGGCGCGGCCTGCCGCAGTATCCATCGCTTACCTCAAGCGTGGCCCTGGTGGTGACGGTCGGGCTTGATCTGCTGCTGATCCCGCGACTGGGCATCGTTGGCGCAGCACTGGCCTCGACGCTGGCCTACACCACGCAGACGGTCATCTTGCTCTGGTGCTACCGGCGCGTCAGCGGTGTGAGCTGGCGCGCATTGCTGGTGCCGCGCCGTGCCGATCTGGCCTTCTACCGGCGGCTGGTGCGACGTCGCGAGGCAGGCGTATGA
- the udk gene encoding uridine kinase → MSKPIIIGVAGGTGSGKTTVSRAILQRVGPSRIAYLQHDSYYRDLSHLTLEERAQVNFDHPDALDNALLIEHLDALAAGRAVAVPIYDFTRHNRKGETRTVHPQPVVLLEGILIFVDRALRERMDIKIYVDTDADLRFIRRIQRDIKERGRSLESVIDQYLRTVRPMHLEFVEPSKRYADIIIPRGGLNSIAIDMVVARIEGMLAAHGAQQPTVAGLTVPDDLG, encoded by the coding sequence ATGTCCAAACCGATCATCATCGGCGTGGCCGGTGGTACCGGCTCCGGCAAAACCACCGTCTCGCGCGCGATCCTGCAGCGCGTCGGGCCGTCGCGCATCGCCTATCTGCAACACGATTCCTACTACCGCGATCTGTCGCATCTCACTCTGGAAGAGCGCGCCCAGGTCAACTTCGACCATCCCGATGCGCTCGATAACGCACTGTTGATCGAGCACCTGGACGCGCTGGCGGCGGGCCGCGCCGTCGCAGTGCCGATCTACGATTTTACTCGACATAACAGGAAGGGAGAGACGCGCACCGTCCATCCGCAGCCGGTCGTCCTGCTGGAAGGTATTTTGATCTTTGTGGACCGTGCCCTGCGCGAGCGCATGGACATCAAAATCTATGTCGATACTGATGCCGATCTGCGCTTTATTCGCCGCATCCAGCGTGATATCAAGGAACGCGGGCGCTCCCTGGAGTCGGTGATCGATCAGTACCTGCGCACGGTGCGGCCGATGCATCTGGAGTTCGTCGAGCCCTCCAAGCGCTATGCCGATATCATCATTCCGCGCGGGGGCCTAAATTCAATCGCAATCGACATGGTTGTGGCGCGTATCGAAGGCATGCTGGCGGCCCATGGTGCGCAGCAACCGACCGTGGCGGGCCTGACAGTGCCGGATGATCTGGGCTGA
- a CDS encoding glycosyltransferase gives MSSWRVCIIGAGDNVHVQRWVHGLAARGLQMSVISTTPAPAPAYAVPLLSIPTARAGMTPAARLATLLRGWARVPALVRTLHPDLVHLHALPLPAATLFLRRVPRLIISAWGSDVVQRDARKARLYPALLAHASAVTATSHYLAQVTAGYLRRPRPIEVVPFGVDLHRFTPAPQAPATLRIGTLRHLEPNYGIDVLLDALPAVLRALPLERCVIAGDGSLRDMLQLRAVALGVNTVLVWPGRVPHPAVPDLLRGLSLFVNPSRAEAFGVAALEAQACGLPVVATRVGGLPEVVRDGITGVLVPPGDPQALAAALIELLRDPARRATLGQAARAWVAERYDWQHSLDQMLAVYRQALER, from the coding sequence ATGAGCTCTTGGCGGGTGTGCATCATCGGAGCGGGCGACAACGTGCATGTTCAGCGCTGGGTGCATGGTCTAGCAGCGCGTGGCCTGCAGATGAGCGTGATCTCGACCACGCCCGCGCCGGCACCGGCGTATGCTGTGCCACTGCTGAGCATCCCAACCGCGCGCGCCGGTATGACGCCCGCCGCCCGCCTGGCGACGCTGCTGCGCGGTTGGGCGCGCGTGCCGGCGCTGGTGCGCACGCTACATCCCGATCTCGTCCACCTGCACGCGCTGCCGCTACCGGCGGCCACACTCTTTCTCCGCCGCGTCCCGCGGCTGATCATCTCAGCCTGGGGCTCGGACGTGGTGCAACGCGATGCGCGCAAGGCGCGGCTCTATCCCGCGCTGCTGGCGCACGCCAGCGCGGTCACCGCCACCTCGCACTATCTGGCGCAGGTCACAGCGGGCTATCTGCGCCGGCCGCGCCCGATCGAGGTGGTGCCCTTCGGCGTCGATCTGCACCGCTTCACGCCCGCGCCGCAAGCGCCTGCGACGCTGCGCATCGGTACGCTGCGCCATCTGGAGCCCAACTACGGCATCGATGTGTTGCTGGATGCGCTGCCGGCGGTGCTGCGCGCGCTGCCCCTGGAGCGCTGCGTGATCGCCGGCGATGGCAGTCTGCGCGACATGCTCCAGTTGCGCGCCGTGGCCCTGGGAGTCAACACTGTGCTTGTCTGGCCGGGGCGTGTGCCGCACCCGGCAGTGCCCGATCTGCTGCGTGGGTTGAGCCTGTTCGTCAATCCCTCGCGTGCTGAGGCGTTTGGTGTAGCAGCGCTGGAGGCGCAGGCCTGCGGCCTGCCGGTGGTAGCGACGCGCGTGGGTGGTTTGCCCGAAGTAGTGCGCGACGGTATAACGGGCGTGCTGGTGCCGCCGGGGGATCCCCAGGCGCTGGCGGCAGCGTTGATCGAGCTGCTGCGCGACCCGGCGCGGCGCGCCACGCTAGGACAGGCCGCCCGGGCCTGGGTTGCCGAGCGCTACGATTGGCAGCACAGTCTTGATCAGATGCTGGCGGTCTATCGCCAAGCGCTGGAGCGCTGA
- a CDS encoding putative bifunctional diguanylate cyclase/phosphodiesterase: MTTAAPRLYSALSRWKPLQSSYRAKIMLVAFLGTHIPLLALLCFFIVSTSLSAAQALRVLVVALVATLLGTATTLYALNLLLQPLTLISHALRRYLETRQVPVLPSHFRDEVGTLMADAQQALTQLDEALRYTATYDQLTGLPNRQTLRDRLQHLLLELDAPDRGVGLLLVDLDGFRTLNHVWGHSVGDTLLRMIAQRLRAIAGAEDLIARASGDQFALVRAGRLHMTELVRLAQRTQESLSQPFEIDGQQIRLSGSIGIALAPTDARDADALINCADAAVDLARQAGRGTIHFYAGDLNQQIQRRVLLESELHNALQRQELSVVYQPQIDLRSGRIVGVETLLRWHHPQLGAIAPAEFIPLAEANDLIVPIGAWVVRTACQQARRWQEQGLHLTVAVNLSARQLRHPGLLGDITAALEASGLDPALLHLEITESAVMDNLQQALQTLRALRRLGVGLALDDFGTGYSSLSYLKNFPLTTLKIDRGFVRDAGSGADADAILQALVALAHSLRLEVVAEGVETEQQYALLQAIGCDRCQGRLVGMPQSAAAIEALLAQREQQEQPLANTLA; encoded by the coding sequence ATGACCACTGCAGCCCCACGACTGTACAGCGCGCTGTCGCGCTGGAAGCCCCTCCAGTCCAGCTACCGGGCCAAGATCATGCTGGTCGCCTTTCTGGGAACGCATATCCCCCTGCTAGCGCTGCTTTGCTTTTTCATCGTTTCGACCTCGCTCAGCGCCGCACAGGCGCTGCGTGTGCTGGTGGTTGCGCTCGTTGCCACGCTGCTGGGCACCGCCACGACGCTCTACGCGCTCAACCTGCTCCTGCAGCCGCTGACGCTGATCTCGCACGCGCTGCGGCGCTACCTGGAGACGCGGCAGGTACCTGTGCTGCCCAGCCACTTCCGCGACGAGGTCGGCACGCTGATGGCCGATGCGCAACAAGCGCTGACGCAGCTCGACGAAGCGCTGCGCTACACTGCCACCTACGATCAATTGACCGGCCTGCCCAATCGCCAGACGCTGCGCGATCGCCTGCAACACCTGTTGCTGGAGCTGGACGCACCCGATCGGGGCGTAGGCCTGCTCCTCGTGGATCTGGACGGCTTTCGGACGCTCAACCATGTCTGGGGCCACAGCGTGGGCGATACGCTGCTGCGCATGATTGCCCAGCGCCTACGGGCCATCGCGGGCGCCGAGGACCTGATCGCGCGCGCCAGTGGCGATCAGTTCGCCCTGGTACGCGCGGGACGCCTCCACATGACGGAGCTGGTGAGGCTGGCGCAGCGCACGCAGGAGAGCCTGAGTCAGCCGTTCGAGATCGACGGTCAGCAGATCCGTCTGAGCGGCAGCATCGGCATTGCGCTGGCGCCCACCGACGCGCGCGATGCGGACGCACTGATCAACTGCGCCGATGCCGCCGTCGATCTGGCGCGTCAGGCCGGGCGGGGCACGATCCACTTCTATGCCGGCGACCTCAACCAGCAGATCCAGCGGCGCGTCCTGCTGGAAAGCGAGTTGCACAACGCCCTGCAACGCCAGGAGCTGAGTGTGGTCTATCAGCCGCAGATCGATCTGCGCAGCGGTCGGATCGTCGGCGTCGAAACGCTGCTGCGCTGGCACCACCCCCAGCTTGGCGCGATCGCGCCGGCCGAGTTTATTCCACTGGCCGAGGCCAACGACCTGATTGTGCCGATCGGCGCCTGGGTGGTGCGGACGGCCTGTCAACAGGCACGGCGCTGGCAGGAGCAAGGGCTGCACCTGACGGTCGCGGTCAACCTCTCGGCGCGCCAGTTGCGTCACCCTGGTCTGCTCGGTGATATCACCGCCGCGCTCGAAGCGAGCGGCCTTGATCCGGCGCTGCTCCACCTGGAGATCACCGAAAGCGCGGTGATGGATAATCTCCAGCAGGCGCTGCAAACGCTGCGCGCCCTGCGCCGCCTGGGAGTGGGCCTGGCCCTCGACGACTTCGGCACGGGCTATTCATCGCTGAGCTACCTTAAAAACTTTCCGCTCACAACGCTGAAGATCGATCGCGGCTTTGTGCGCGATGCAGGCAGCGGCGCCGACGCCGATGCCATTCTGCAGGCGCTGGTGGCGCTGGCACATAGTCTGCGCTTGGAGGTGGTCGCCGAGGGCGTGGAAACCGAGCAACAATACGCGCTGTTGCAGGCGATCGGCTGCGACCGCTGCCAGGGCCGCCTGGTGGGCATGCCCCAAAGCGCGGCCGCGATCGAAGCCCTGCTGGCGCAGCGCGAGCAGCAGGAACAGCCCCTGGCCAACACACTGGCGTAG
- a CDS encoding uroporphyrinogen decarboxylase family protein, producing the protein MSMSKRERLAAAIRGDATDRPLAALWRHFPVDDRDPLELARSAAAFQQAYDWDFVKLTPSSHYSVADWGVEVAYQGDPEGTSAYLRRPVSRAEDWPRLQPLDVRSGALAQELEAIRHTRALLGPDVPLLATVFSPLAQARHLAPPGFEIVTLRRHRAALEAALETITATTIAFVQAALAAGADGIFYAVQHASAELLSAEEYRSLCRPYDLRILEAAAPGTFNLLHLHGRHTYLELVSDYPVHALNWHDRETGPALAEGARRFPGLVVGGLSQQDLLTGTPAQVRALAQQALASMGGRRVCLATGCVLLTHTPWSNIRALRAVAQG; encoded by the coding sequence ATGAGCATGAGCAAGCGCGAACGGCTGGCCGCCGCCATCCGTGGCGACGCCACCGATCGACCACTGGCGGCGTTGTGGCGGCATTTTCCGGTGGACGATCGCGACCCGCTGGAGCTGGCCCGCTCGGCGGCGGCCTTTCAGCAGGCCTACGATTGGGATTTCGTCAAACTCACGCCCTCAAGCCACTACAGCGTCGCCGATTGGGGCGTGGAGGTCGCCTACCAGGGCGATCCCGAAGGCACCAGCGCCTACCTGCGCCGACCGGTGAGTCGCGCCGAGGACTGGCCGCGCCTGCAGCCGTTGGACGTTCGCAGCGGCGCGCTGGCGCAAGAGCTGGAGGCGATCCGCCACACGCGCGCCCTGCTCGGACCGGACGTGCCGCTGTTGGCTACCGTCTTCAGTCCGCTGGCCCAGGCGCGCCATCTGGCGCCGCCCGGCTTTGAGATCGTCACGCTGCGCCGTCACCGCGCAGCGCTGGAAGCGGCGCTGGAGACGATCACCGCCACCACCATCGCCTTTGTGCAGGCCGCCCTGGCCGCCGGCGCGGATGGCATCTTCTACGCCGTGCAACACGCCTCAGCCGAGCTGCTCAGCGCGGAGGAGTATCGTAGCCTCTGCCGCCCGTACGACCTGCGCATTTTGGAGGCTGCCGCGCCAGGCACCTTCAACCTGCTGCACCTGCATGGACGCCACACCTACCTGGAGCTGGTCAGCGACTATCCGGTTCATGCGCTCAACTGGCATGATCGCGAGACCGGGCCGGCGCTGGCCGAGGGCGCACGGCGCTTCCCCGGGCTGGTCGTCGGCGGCCTGAGCCAGCAGGATCTGCTCACCGGCACCCCTGCTCAGGTGCGTGCACTGGCCCAGCAGGCGCTGGCGAGCATGGGCGGCCGGCGCGTGTGCCTGGCCACCGGTTGTGTGTTACTCACCCATACGCCCTGGAGCAACATCCGTGCGCTGCGCGCCGTAGCCCAGGGCTGA
- a CDS encoding SPFH domain-containing protein: MARIIDVVEFLDETGREIIHREPPDGPGDFRLGSQVIVRESQVAVFFRDGRALDVFGPGRHTLTTYNLPILSGLLGLATGGRTPFPAEVIFVNMRQFVDQKWGTPEPITLRDAEFGMARLRAFGTYAYQVAQPTQFVNQVAGQQGIFTTAALQDYLRNIIVQRFTDVLGSQQRALLDLPSLYSEIAVSTAGLLKDDFAALGLALSAFYLTSISPTEETARAIDERAAMGAIGNLDAYMKFKAARAIGDAAAQPGGDAGAGIGLGAGIGLGAGLAGMLGQAFAGQQSASAAAATPQPPAAGAPLTRAQIEQALDNLDLRFSNGEISEENYNRLRQKWLEQLATLSS; this comes from the coding sequence ATGGCACGGATCATTGATGTCGTCGAATTTCTGGACGAGACCGGACGCGAAATTATTCATCGCGAACCGCCGGATGGGCCGGGCGATTTTCGGCTCGGATCGCAGGTGATTGTTCGCGAGAGCCAAGTGGCGGTCTTTTTCCGTGATGGCCGCGCCTTGGATGTCTTCGGTCCCGGACGGCACACCCTCACCACCTACAACCTGCCGATCCTGAGTGGGTTGCTGGGCTTGGCTACCGGCGGGCGTACGCCCTTCCCCGCCGAGGTGATCTTCGTCAACATGCGTCAGTTCGTGGACCAGAAGTGGGGGACGCCTGAGCCGATCACCCTGCGCGATGCGGAGTTCGGCATGGCCCGATTGCGCGCGTTCGGCACCTATGCCTACCAGGTGGCGCAGCCGACGCAGTTTGTCAACCAGGTGGCCGGTCAGCAAGGGATCTTCACCACAGCGGCGTTGCAGGACTACCTGCGCAACATTATTGTGCAGCGCTTCACGGATGTGCTGGGCAGTCAGCAGCGCGCACTGCTTGATCTGCCCAGCCTCTACAGCGAGATCGCCGTCAGCACCGCCGGTCTGCTCAAGGACGATTTTGCAGCGCTGGGTCTGGCCCTGAGCGCCTTCTACCTGACGTCGATCTCGCCCACCGAGGAGACGGCGCGCGCCATCGACGAACGCGCGGCCATGGGCGCGATCGGCAATCTGGATGCCTACATGAAGTTCAAAGCAGCACGCGCCATTGGCGATGCCGCGGCGCAACCGGGCGGCGACGCCGGCGCGGGCATCGGCCTGGGCGCGGGCATTGGCCTGGGCGCGGGACTGGCCGGCATGCTGGGGCAGGCCTTCGCCGGCCAGCAGAGCGCATCAGCCGCTGCGGCGACGCCCCAGCCGCCGGCAGCCGGCGCACCCCTGACGCGCGCGCAGATCGAGCAGGCGCTGGACAATCTCGACCTGCGTTTTAGCAACGGCGAGATCAGCGAAGAGAACTACAACCGCCTGCGCCAGAAGTGGCTGGAGCAGCTTGCGACCCTGTCCTCGTGA